From the genome of Ardenticatenales bacterium:
GTGTTTCCAGGCAGATCGGGGCGGTCGAAGTCCAGTTCCGGGCAGCTTGTCACCAGGAAAAGGGGCAGATGTTTGCCTAACTGGATGATGGGGCCTTTGACGGGCGGCAGGCCGAATTGCTGGCGAAATTCTACCGCGGGGCGGCGCACGTCGGCCATGTACCACTCCATGATCTGGCCGGCGAGGCGATTGAAGCCGTTTTGCAGCAGGTTGCGCCCTGGTGTCAGCCCCATGCCCATTTGCGGGGTGTGGGGACCGGACAGGTTGTTGCCCAGGAGGTAGGAGAGGACGACGACGGGTATCTGGCGCGTGTGGGTGGTGATGAGAAAGGGTGCCCAGATGGCGGGATCGCAAACGATGAGGTCGGCGGGCCAACGATGCAGTAGTTCGTCCAGTTCGCGGTATTGCAGGGAAACGGTGTCGGAGAAGAAGTTGCGCAGGATGGCGCGCAGCCGGCGGCGCTGTGTCCAGGTTGCGCCGGCGCCGTCTGTGGGGGACGTGACGAGTCGTTGGTAGTGGGCGTTGAGTTCGGGGGAGAAGGGGAAGGGGGTGATGCCGGCATCTGCAATACGCCCACAAATGGACTGTCCGGTGAAATAGGCAACGTCATGCCCTCGCTGCGCCAGACGAACGGCAACAGACAGATTGGGATGCACAACTCCGGGAAAAGGCAATGAGATGAAGAGAATTCGGGCCATACTATTCTTTTCGGGCAGCGCTATTTTGACGATTCAACCAAACCCACAACACGCAATTATGGATTATAATACGCTTCCTATGGCGGGCAGCAATAAGTTTGGCAGAAGGAGCACACGGAATTATGAAAATCGGCAACAAACGACAATTGACTTTTGAACCCATCATTCTCGATGGATTTGGCGACAGGCATAATACGTGGGCATGGTCGCTATTATGGTGGCGGGGCAAGCTATACGCCACTACCAATCGCGCTTTCTACTGTGTGGAACAAGCGGGCCTGAATCATCATTTCCCCTTACTAGTCCGCTATCCCCCACGTGACCCCGATGTTGATTGTGCGCCTGATTTTAGCGACATGCCTTTGCAGGCGGAAATCTGGCGCTGGACCCCAGAGACAGACACCTGGGAACGTGTTTTTCAATCGCCGTTAACTGTACCGAATCCGTATCAACAAGGCAAGTTTCTGCCGCGGGCAATTGGTTTCCGCGGTATGACGTTGTTTACGGAACCGGATGGGACGGAGGCGCTGTACGTTTCTGGGGTGAATACGCGCTTTATGTATCGCCCCGTGCCGCCGCCGCGGATATTGCGTTCGACGGATGGGGAGACTTTTACGCCTGTGCCGCAAGATGCCGGCACGTTCCTTGGCGACATAGACGTTTGCAGCTTCCGCACCCCCACCGTCTACAATGGTCGCCTCTACATCCAGGCCGGCTCCGTGCGCGGCGAAGGCGTTTTGCTGCAATCCGACCACAACCCCGCCGCCGGCAACAACCACTTCCGCCAGATCACCCCCCCCGACGTGCGCCTGTTCGACATGGCCGTCTACAACGGCTACCTCTACCTCGGCCTGCGTTACACGAATCGCGGCTACGCGGTCTACAAAACGGATGGCAACGGCGCGCCCACCTGTAACCTCATCCCCGTCGTCACCAATGGCGCGCACCATCCCGAACCGAGCATGAGCGTGATCAGCATGTGCGTCTTCCGCGACCGCCTCTATGTGGGCACGGACCGCCCGGCGGAAATCATCCGCATCAACCCCGACGATAGTTGGGACCTGATCGTTGGCGCGGCGCGGCAAACGCCCGATGGCTGGAAAACACCCCTGAGCACGCTGGACGCAGGCTTCAGCAACTGGCTCAACGCCCACGTCTGGCGCATGTTCGTGTACGAAGACCGCCTCTACCTGGGAACCTGGAACATGAGTACCCTGTTTCGCCATTCCGCCGAGACGGCTCGCGTCATTCGTCACCATTACGGCTGCGACCTGTACACCACGGACGATGGCTGGCACTTCACGCCCGTGACCACGACGGGATTCGACCAGCCATTTAACGAAGGGCTGCGCTCCTTCGCTGCCACGCCGCACGGCCTCTACGTGGGCACGGTCAATGGCTGGCACGGCCTGCAAATCTGGCGCGGTCGCCCGCCGATGATGGATGAGGCGGGGCCACAGCCACCGGGAGAAGTCGCCGCCGACCGCCTGGGCCGGCGCACCGTGGTGAGCTGGCAGATCGCGCCTGGGGCGGCATCGTACCGCATCTATCGCGCCCTGGTAAGCAACGAGCGGCAGCGGATTCGCACGAACCGGCTGCTGCGGCGGGTGCTGCAAATGGCGCGTGGCCTGGTGAGGATGATGCCTAACCTCTATCTGCCACGCGCGCCGAAGGAGTTGTGGATTCCCGGACCATACGAGCAAGTGGGAGTAAGCGAGGCGTGGTATTTTGTAGACGACACGGCGGCGGCAGGTAAGCGTTATCTGTACAAAGTGGAGGCGATGGATGAAGCGGGGCGTGTTTCCGGCCCCTCAAATCTGGCGACGTGCTATGACCATCAACCGGCCATTGGCGACGAAGTCTATATCGACCGTCTGCAAAAAGAACTGGCGCACGCCCCCGCAAACATCCGCGCCGCATTGGCGCGGGTTTCCCCGGTTATGGCCACCGGCGACCCAGCCGCCGCGTTGTCACTCATTACCCAGCTAATGGACGCATTAGATGAGGAAGGCGCCAACGCTTTGGAGGACAACGTGCGCCTGGAAGCCCAGGTCTTGCTGCGCAAACTTCAACGCCGCCTGGCGCTGCGCCAACTGACAACTGCCAACTAGCCCCCCCGACTCTTATCTACGGCCCCATCATGCCTTCGCAGCGGGCGCAGATAGGCATGAGGCCCTCTTGTAGAAGCTGACGGAAGGAGCGGGCGCGCTTGTTGTTCCAGATGTCCAACAGGCTTTGCTCGCGGATGTTGCCCAGCACGACGTCGGGATAGTCACGGCAGGTGACGACGTCACCGTTGGGCATGATTTCGCCGAGGAGCCAGGGAGCCAGGCATTTGTCATAGCCGAATGTTTGCGAGTGGTCGCGGTAATATGCCGGCACATCCTCCAGGCGCAAATTAGGGTAGAAAGTGTAAGGGAAGCTCCATTGCCGCGCATTCACTTCCTCCACGCTGCGCACCACCGCCTGGGGGTCAATCTCATTCACATTCCACAACCAGCCCGCCCACGACCACGGCGTGATGTCCAGTTTTTCCTCCAGCAGAGCGGTCTGTCGTTGACCGCTCTCGCGCGTCTGGAACCAGGAGTAGAACGTCATCATCATGTCCGCATCCAGCGTTTCCGTCACCTCATACAACTCCGCCAGGTTGCGCTGATTGTTCGCCGTGATCACGGAGACGACGAAGATATACGGCTTCGTTTTGCCCTGCCGCTTCTTTTCCTCCTGAATCGCCTTCATCGCTCCCGCCGTACTCTCAAACGCCCCTTTGTAGCCACGAATATCATCATGCGTGTCCGGCGGACCGTCAATGGAGATGAGGAGAAAGTCCACGCCGATTTCTACAATCTGGCGAATGTGCTTGTCCAGTTTTGTGCCATTCGTGGAAATGGAGATCGTCAGCCCTTTTTGCTTCATGTACGTGAGGAGGGGCATGATGTCCGGGTAGAGAAATGGCTCGCCGCCCCAGACAAAAAGCCAGGGCTTAAACGGGGCAACGTCATCCAACAACGTCTGGTACGTCGCCAGGGGCACAATTTCCTTCAACTCCGCGGACGGGCGAGAAAAATTGTAGCCCGTTTCGCCCCACTGCCCACACATCTTGCAGCGCAGATTGCAGGCGTTCACCAGTTTGAAGCCCAGTTGGGCGGGCGGGCGGCTATAGCCGTCGTCGCGGCGATAATCGAGCCACTCCGCCGCGCGTTTGCGCAGCACCTGCCTCATTCCCCTGGCGAGTACGTCCGGCGAACTCATCAGCTTTGTCACGTAATGGATGGGAAGTTTGTTACCCATGGGCGATCTCCAGTGGTTGGTGGTTGTCCGTTTTGAAAAAGCCTGAAGCCAATCCAGAAAACCACGCCTCTTCTGAATTGGCCTGATTCGTCGGCGTTTTAGATGTCCATCAGCCCTTCGCAGCGGGAGCAGATAGGCAGCAGCCCTTCTCCTTGCAGCAGGTGACGGAACGTTTGGGCCTGCTGGCTGTTCCAGATGTTCAATAGGCTTTCCTGCTGGATATTCCCCAGAACCACGTCAGGATAATCACGGCAGGTGACGACGTCGCCATTGGGCATGACGCCACAGAGGGTCCAGGGGGCGACGCATTTGCTGTGGCCGAAGGTGTGGCCGTGGTTGCGATAATAGGGCGCGATTTCTTCCGGCTTTAGTTCGGGGAAAAAGGCGTATGGAAAGCGCCAGCGGCGGGATTTCAGCCGCCGCACGGTGTCGGCGACGGCCTGGGGGTCGATCTCGTCCACGTTCCACAAGTAGCCGCGCCAGGACCAGGGGGTGATGTCCATTTTCTCTTCGAGTATTTGCGTGTAATGGAGGCCGCTTTCTTCGGTCTGGAACCAGGCATAGTACGTCATCATCATGTCAATGCCGATCTCTTCGGCGATCTCGTACAGTTCCTCCATGTTGCTCTGGTTGTTGGCGGTGAAGACGGAGGTCATGACGATGTAGGGTTTGGCTTTGCGTTGACGTTTCTTTTCCGCCTGAATTTCCTGGAGGGCGGAAACGGTGAGGTCAAATGCGCCTTTATAGCCGCGTATGTTGTCGTGGGTGTCTTTGGGGCCGTCAATGGAGAAGAGGAGGATATCGGTGCCGTAGGCGACCAGGTCTTTGGCGTGCGAGCCAATTTTGGTGCCGTTGGTGGTGATGGAGACGAGTAGCTCTTTCTCTTTCATGTAGGCGATGAGGGGCATAATGTCGCGGTAGAGGAAGGGTTCGCCGCCCCAGACGTACATCCAGGGTTTGTAATGGGCGATGTCGTCGATCAGTTTTTGGTAGGCGGAAAGGGGCACGAGTTGGCGCAGTTCGGCGGCGGGGCGGATGAAGTTGTAGCCGGACTCGCCCCACTGGGAACACATTTTGCAGCGGAGGTTGCAGGCGTTGACGAGTTTGAGGCCGACTTGTGCCGGCAAACGGCTCAACCCATCCCCACGCCGATAATCGAGCGGCCCTAGCACGCGGCGGCGCAGGGCGTGACGCGCCCCATGCACGAGGATATCGGGTGACTCAATCACCTTCATGACGTATTGGATAGGAATTGGATTACCCATTGTTTGCCTCCGTGGCTGCCAGGATGCGTCTTGTAGTTAAGATAACGACTTCAATACTTCAATAATGGATGGCTGAATGACTGGACTGCAAAAGGCGTTCGATGCCGGTCGCTATGGAGTCGATGGTCAAACGGACCTTCCCGGAAGCTCAATGGCAGATCCCAATCGTCTCATTATTCCAGTCATTTAGCATCAATACAGATTCCGGGAAGATGGCGGTGATTAATTTCCAGTGGTATCGTTTATGCCGGCACAAAACGCCCATAATACAACCCCAAACGAGCTTGATCCCGTTGTCCAAAAATGATAATGTCATTGGGGTTTGGCGCACGGTAGTAAGTATCCGTGGTGCAGCGGTGACATTATAGCACCTTTGCCCATGCAACTCCATACGTGCGCGGAGGTTTTTTTCGCAATGGTCTTAATTCGCATGGTACGAACCGGAGGCGGCGTGAAGTATGGGCAAGAATAGTGTCAGGCGCGAGAGATGTGTATTGGTGACGGGGGCTTCTTCAGGGATTGGGGCGGCGACGGCGTTGTATCTGGATGAACGGGGATGGCGGGTTTTTGCCGGCATTCGCCACCCCCAAGACGCCGCGGCATTGCGCGCTCGCGCCTCGGCACGATTGACGCCCCTGCCGCTGGACATCACGGACGCGGGGCAGATTGCCGCCGCCGTGGAGACGGTGCGGGCGGCGGTGGGGGCGGATGGATTGGATGGGGTGGTGAACAATGCCGGCATTTTCCTCGGCGGCCCCGTCGAATTCATGCCCCTGGACAACCTGCGCCAACTTCTCGAAGTCAACGTCCTGGGCACAGCCGCCGTTACCCAAGCTTTTATGCCCCTCCTGCGCCAATCCCGCGGACGTATTGTGAACATCGGCTCCATCAACGGGCGTTTTGCCATGCCCATGGTGGCTCCCTATGCCATCTCCAAGTTCGCGCTGCGCGCCCTCAATGACGCCCTCCGCCGCGAGGTTGCCGGGTGGGGTGTGCGCGTGATCATCATCGATCCGGGTCAGGTGAACACCGCAATCTGGCGGAAGAATAGTGAGCGGGTGGCTGAGAATCGTGCCGGCATTTCCCCCCAATACGAAGCCTACTACGGTGTTGTTCTGGATCAGGTCAAAAGTGCGGACGAAGCCGGGCAGGGAATGCCCCCGGCCACCGTCGCCGCCATCATCCACAAAGCGTTGACCGCTCCTCGTCCACGCGCCCACTACCTCGTCGGCATGGACGCCCGCCTCGGCGTCTGGCTCATGCGCCTTCTGCCCACCCCCCTCTTCGACGCCATCCTGCGCCGCCTCGTTGGCCTCGCCTGACCCATTTTCCTGGAAGCTCATGGCTTCCGGGAAGATAGACCAAATTCCTCCACGTAACGCGCAGTCGCCCGCTCAATTTTGGTCCGATTACGCGCCACGTGGGGCAGCAGCGGACGGGTGCGCGGCGCAATAAACTGCGCATAATCCGGCTCCCGTGCCGGCTGCAAATCCAGGAACGTCGTCACGCGGCGCATCGTCTCCAGCGGCTGCGCGCACAAATCCTGGTACGTAATGTCCATTGCCCGCGCGCCCAACGCCTGACGATGCACCCGCATATACTCGCACGTGCGCGTGACGTGACGCACAATTTTCCAGTACAGATACGGCGAATTCTCCCCGTAAATCCACTGTCCCAACTTCACCTTCCACGGCTGCTCAAAAAGCTCCCCGTACCAGTCCACCAACAACAGTTCGTACTCGTTTCGCTCTTGCAATAGCGAGGCAAACATACGAATCTGCGAATCAATGATCTCCAGCGGAGAACGATGGATAAACACAAACCGCGCCGTCGGGAATGCTTCCGCCAGGTACAGAAAGTGGCGCGCATTCCACGGGTTCTTTAGCAGCAGCAGACGCTCCTGACCGTCCACATACTGGATTTTGCGCGCCAGTTCCATGAAGCCGGGCAAGTTTCGCGCGTTCAGCAGCGGCTGCCGCCCCTTGTTCCCCAACGCCTCCCCATACTCCTCCGGCGCATCCGGCCCCACCCCAATGCCATCGTAGGTGCGCGTGACCAGGTTGCGACTTTCAAAATAATCCGCCAGTTCCTTTCGCCGCGCCGCCCCTTCCTGGGGATGCAAATGCAAATGAAGCAGGCAGCGGCGATAGAGCATGTTGTACATGGTGGTGGTGTTGAAACACGCCGTTGCCAGCATACAAAGCGACAGGACGGTGGTCCCGGATCGGTGCAATCCCATCACGAACACCGGATCAATCGTCACCCTATCCAACAAATGCAGATAGGGCGTATCCAGGGGGCGCAACTCTCGCGGCAGCGGCGTTGGTTGTCGCATCACTTCTGGGCCACAACACGGATATTTACGCTACGGCGGAATGGCGCCAACGCCATTTCCAGCGGGTACAACGCCACCACCCCCAGCGGATTCCACAGATAATGTCCATCCCACTGCTTCTTGCGCCAATGCAGCCACACCGCCTGAATGCTCCACGTGATCTCCGGCGGGGACGTTTCCCCGTTCAGGCGGAAAGTTTCAAAACCCGCCTGCCGCAGCAGCCGCGTCAACGTCTCCGGCTGGAAATGGTACAGATGATAGGGGGCTTCCAGCGCAAACCAGAAACGGCCAAACAGCGGCGACCACAAACTGCCGTAGTTGGGCACTTCCAGCAGCAACGTTCCGCCCGGTTTTAGCACCCGATAAATCTCCCGCATCACCCGCAGCGGGTCAGACAGATGCTCCAAAACGTGCCAGATCGTCACCACATCGAACGTCTCGTCCGGCCAGTGGCTCATTTGCGTTTCCGCCGGTCCCGCCAGCACGGGGATGCCCAATTGCTCCCGCGCATACTGCGCCGATCCCTCGTCGTACTCGATGCCGTGCCCCTGCCACCCCAGCGAACCGACGTAAGCCAAATACTGCCCCTGGGCGCAGCCAATGTCCAGCAGTTTGCCCACGGGTCCCGGGGGGCGGCGCGTTTGCCGCAGCATTTTTAGCCCCAACTGGCCGATCCGCGTTCTCCGCACCCGCGCCAACACGTCGTCAATGGCTTCCTGGTAGGCGGGAGAGCGGCGGCGCAGTTCTTCCTCGTCCGGGCGCGGATTGAGATAGACGAGGCCGCAGCCGCCGCACTTGACCAGCGAGAACCAGGCCTCCTCCCCCCCATGCTCACGCACGGGCTTTGTCCATTCCGTATCAGTCGCTTCACACAAATTGCACGGCACGTCGTACACGCCAGAATACCCTTTTCATTTAATCTATATTGGCGATCTCTATCGGTTCGATCTCGTCCGCCAGGGGAAAATCAAATATACGGGAATAAAAATACAATTCCGCTTCCATTGACCGCTTGATATTTTCCGCGCGGCGAAAGCCGTGCTGTTCACCGGCAAAGGGGAGATAGGCAACGGGGACGCCCTTTGCTTTGAGTGCGGCGACCATTTTTTCGGCCTGGTTTGCCGGCACAACCTTGTCCTCCAACCCCTGAAAGAAAATAACGGGGCAGGAAAACTGCTCTGTCGCGTGAATCGGGGAGCGGGACAGGTATAATTCGCGCTCTTCCGGGTAAGGACCAATCAGGCGATCCAGATAGCGAGACTCAAATTTGTGCGTTTCTTGCGCCAGCCTCTCCAGATCGCTGACACCAAAATAACTGGCTCCGGCGTGAAAGACCCGGCGAAATGCCAGAACGGCCAGGGTTGTGTAGCCGCCGGCGCTGCCGCCGCGGATCGCCAGCCGCCGTCCATCCACCCATCCCTGCCGCGCTGCGTAGAGCGCCCCATTGGCGCAGTCATCTACGTCCACGATGCCCCATTGCCCATTCAGGCGCTGGCGATAGGCGCGCCCGTACCCCGTGCTGCCGCCGTAGTTCACGTCCAAGACGGCGAATCCGCGGCTGGTCCAGAATTGAATTTGCGGGTCGAGCGTGCGACGGGCCGCGAAAGTGGGACCGCCGTGGCTGATCACCAGCAGCGGTGGTTTCTCTCTGGCTGGCGCGACAAAATCGGTGTTGTGTGGTGGATAGAAAAAGGCGTGGGCCTTCTGG
Proteins encoded in this window:
- a CDS encoding radical SAM protein — translated: MGNPIPIQYVMKVIESPDILVHGARHALRRRVLGPLDYRRGDGLSRLPAQVGLKLVNACNLRCKMCSQWGESGYNFIRPAAELRQLVPLSAYQKLIDDIAHYKPWMYVWGGEPFLYRDIMPLIAYMKEKELLVSITTNGTKIGSHAKDLVAYGTDILLFSIDGPKDTHDNIRGYKGAFDLTVSALQEIQAEKKRQRKAKPYIVMTSVFTANNQSNMEELYEIAEEIGIDMMMTYYAWFQTEESGLHYTQILEEKMDITPWSWRGYLWNVDEIDPQAVADTVRRLKSRRWRFPYAFFPELKPEEIAPYYRNHGHTFGHSKCVAPWTLCGVMPNGDVVTCRDYPDVVLGNIQQESLLNIWNSQQAQTFRHLLQGEGLLPICSRCEGLMDI
- a CDS encoding SDR family oxidoreductase; the protein is MGKNSVRRERCVLVTGASSGIGAATALYLDERGWRVFAGIRHPQDAAALRARASARLTPLPLDITDAGQIAAAVETVRAAVGADGLDGVVNNAGIFLGGPVEFMPLDNLRQLLEVNVLGTAAVTQAFMPLLRQSRGRIVNIGSINGRFAMPMVAPYAISKFALRALNDALRREVAGWGVRVIIIDPGQVNTAIWRKNSERVAENRAGISPQYEAYYGVVLDQVKSADEAGQGMPPATVAAIIHKALTAPRPRAHYLVGMDARLGVWLMRLLPTPLFDAILRRLVGLA
- a CDS encoding sulfotransferase; protein product: MRQPTPLPRELRPLDTPYLHLLDRVTIDPVFVMGLHRSGTTVLSLCMLATACFNTTTMYNMLYRRCLLHLHLHPQEGAARRKELADYFESRNLVTRTYDGIGVGPDAPEEYGEALGNKGRQPLLNARNLPGFMELARKIQYVDGQERLLLLKNPWNARHFLYLAEAFPTARFVFIHRSPLEIIDSQIRMFASLLQERNEYELLLVDWYGELFEQPWKVKLGQWIYGENSPYLYWKIVRHVTRTCEYMRVHRQALGARAMDITYQDLCAQPLETMRRVTTFLDLQPAREPDYAQFIAPRTRPLLPHVARNRTKIERATARYVEEFGLSSRKP
- a CDS encoding class I SAM-dependent methyltransferase encodes the protein MREHGGEEAWFSLVKCGGCGLVYLNPRPDEEELRRRSPAYQEAIDDVLARVRRTRIGQLGLKMLRQTRRPPGPVGKLLDIGCAQGQYLAYVGSLGWQGHGIEYDEGSAQYAREQLGIPVLAGPAETQMSHWPDETFDVVTIWHVLEHLSDPLRVMREIYRVLKPGGTLLLEVPNYGSLWSPLFGRFWFALEAPYHLYHFQPETLTRLLRQAGFETFRLNGETSPPEITWSIQAVWLHWRKKQWDGHYLWNPLGVVALYPLEMALAPFRRSVNIRVVAQK
- a CDS encoding radical SAM protein; translated protein: MGNKLPIHYVTKLMSSPDVLARGMRQVLRKRAAEWLDYRRDDGYSRPPAQLGFKLVNACNLRCKMCGQWGETGYNFSRPSAELKEIVPLATYQTLLDDVAPFKPWLFVWGGEPFLYPDIMPLLTYMKQKGLTISISTNGTKLDKHIRQIVEIGVDFLLISIDGPPDTHDDIRGYKGAFESTAGAMKAIQEEKKRQGKTKPYIFVVSVITANNQRNLAELYEVTETLDADMMMTFYSWFQTRESGQRQTALLEEKLDITPWSWAGWLWNVNEIDPQAVVRSVEEVNARQWSFPYTFYPNLRLEDVPAYYRDHSQTFGYDKCLAPWLLGEIMPNGDVVTCRDYPDVVLGNIREQSLLDIWNNKRARSFRQLLQEGLMPICARCEGMMGP